The genome window ACAAAGCTCGTTGCTAGGACAAGACTGCAATAAATTGTTTTTCCTGGACAGTGTCAAAGAGGCATCTCCTTGACTAGCTCTATTAGCATCTTGCCCAGGATGAACAAAAAGATCCGTCCATCCTGATCTGGGGTTAATCTCTTCATCGTACATCTCATTCCTCCCTGAGGTAGAACATTGGTTTTCTTTGCTGGCTTTGACATCAGATTCTTTGTTCTGTACATTCCGAGCTGAACTAGAGTCCAGCTGCTCTTTGCTGACCTTGCGTTCAGATTCATTGGGCTTTTGCAAAGGCAGTTTGATCCTTATTATATTTCCTGCATGGGATTATTAGAAATCAcagttattataaaattaaacaccaaatatatttaaaaatctccAAACAGCAATATCTTAAAACTCACCTTGCCCACGACTGTCACTAGCAACTGAGGCCTGCTTTCTCCTCTTGTTGCTATTTTGCGTGCCATCAGATGAATAACTAGGGTTTTGTATATTGAGGGGCTGTCCATGTTCTTCAGTAACACTACTGCCTTCTAACTGCTCAGTATCCTCCCGTTTCCTCTTCTGCGAGAGCACTTCCGAATCAATCCAAATTTTACCATCTTTGTTAAGTTCATGTCTAACTTCAGTCTGCTTGGGGCAGACTGgttgtttcttttcttttctgtctCTCTTCTTCTCCTTTTTCTCACCCTTATCCctcctcttctctctcctcttttCTTTATTTGCCTTACTCTCCTTCTGGAGCTTTAGAGTACCAGAATAACAATTTAGAATTGACGGCCAGGGACAACCAATATACAATATGACCAAGCTACGGACCGATGAGTGCTATAGGCATATCTTAACGATGCAGGCACCAGATAATTGCTCAAAACACACAAGACGTGCAATGCACAAGTTTCATACTCAACAGACACAAAATGTGCAATGCACAAGTTtcatataacttataagcattCAAACGCGCATAACAAAACCCCGTACCACATCAATTGTTTAGCAATTCTAAAGAAAAAGCACAACTTGTttctaaaaaagaaacaaactatCTCATACTTTAGTAATCGAAATTCATGATTGTAAAATCAATTATTAATATTGGGCATCGATATTTCACATGAACATACATGAAGATGTCCATTATATGCCATTAGATACAACCTCTTAACAAATTGCAACAGAGCAAAACCCTATAATACCCAAAATTTTATAACACAGTGAACTACACATTTTCTCACTTATCAATTTTATTTCGAAAACACAATCCCAATTAGACAACACAAAAACTTACATAAAACCCCCAATCTATTCACGCGTTATTATCTCACCAAACACGGCCTTAATCCTAACAAACTCGATAACTAGATCGGTTCAATTCCGAAATCTACACAATCGTATTTCACATCCATCTCTaatcaaacaaaatcaaatcCCCTCGTATTTAAAATTCTTACAACTGGatctgaaatttttataaaaatttacacaTGTACAAAATAATTAGATTCGAATACATGAATTACATATGTGGGCCTCGTTATAAAAGGGCCGTGTAAGAAGAATACACATAAGAGTAGTTCTCTCAAGAACAAACCTTAATCGAATCGATCAAGGTGGGAACATCGCTGGCTTTCTTTCCAATAAATCCAGGAGGTGGATACGGAAAGCACCGAGACATGATTATAAAACAATCGATTTAATCGCGAATTACACAACACGGGGTCTgattttagggttagggtttcgcAGCGAAGAGAGAGGATGAGATTTCGATTTGGTACTGCGTTCTAATGAGATGAGAATTGAGATGGGAGGCTATGAGGGTGTATATATAGGCCCAAGTCATTGGCCGACCTAAAGAAACGCGCTTTCGTCTGATTTTACTTTTATACCCTTTTCGTGTTAGCTCTTCTTTCCTTTTTACCCTTCTTCCTTTGTTTCCTACCCGACTGGACCGACTCGATTATATCTGTCAAGCGCGGAGTTAGTTGGGAATGGCGGGAAAGGTCGTTATAAGGAGAGTTCACATCACAAGTTGGGGCATCACTTTTGTAGTTCCATTTTCTTATCTGTAAACTCTTCTGTTCTTCCTCATTTCTGTGTAACAAACACTGTTCTTAGTATAATTCTATCTTTTAGcttaacaagtggtatcagatcTCGTTCGATTCTTCGGTGCAAATGACGAGCACACGATCAAGATCATCGGATGATTCATGGCGTGAGCTTGAGAATCGAATTCATGAAGTCAGTACAAATTGCCATAAGCAGATTGAGCAAACCACGTCTGCAATGGAGTCCAAGATCATCAATAAGATTGATCAGCTGGTTTCATTGGTCACCAAATGTGATGCTAAAATCGAGTTGTACAATTCCACAATGGAGGATCGCATCCAGTCCAAGATTGGGGGAATTCTGAAAGGTCCCAATTTCGTGAAGTCAGTAGGGAGGGATGGTACAATAATGGTGGATAAATCTCCACTTCTGCAGACACCTGGAAATCAGTCACAATCTAAAAGCGATGGTGGAGTAAACACAGGAGAAGGGGCAATGAAATGGCAATTTCGTCAACCAAGGATGGAGATTCCAACATTCAGTGGGGAGGAACCAAAATCTTGGATTCGTAAGTGCAATAAGTTTTTCTTGATTAATCAGAATTCTATTGATGATAGAATGAAAGTAGATTTTGTAGAAATGTTTTTGGAGGGAAGGGCAGATGTATGGTTTCAGAGTCTTAAGTTGATTCAAGGAACTGTTTCTTGGCTTGAATTTTGTGATGCTTTGACTAAAAGATTTGGGAAGAAGGGAGGGTTAGATGAGCAGGAGGAATTTAATAAGTTGATTCAAACTGCTAGTGTTCTTGAATATGTTGAGAAATTTGAGGAGTTGAAATCTGTGGTTCTGAGTAGAAACCCCCAATTGAATGAAAAGTATTTCATTTCTAGTTTTATCTCAGGGTTAAAAGGGGAGTTAAAACCTATGGTAAGGTTAATGAAACCTAACACTTTGTTGGATGCCATAGAAATAGCACAATATCAAGAACAGACTGTGGAAATTCTTGTCAGGAAATCTGATAACAAGAAAACAGGAGTGAATACTAAATGGGGTGGGGATGATAAAAAGAATATGGCTACAGAAACCATAAGTAAGGAGAAAGATAGTAAGGCAAAGGACAACTTCAAGAAAATTTCTCCAGAAGAGTTTCAATACAGAAGGAACAACCATCTTTGCTACAAATGTGGGGAAAAATATGCTCAAGGGCATCAGTGTAAAAATCAGCAATATACATTTATGGTAGTAGAAGAGGGTGAGGCTGATCTATTGAAAGAGGTtttggaggaggaggaagaagGAACTGTGACTGAAGTTTCTCTTAATGCATTGTCTGAAAAGTTAACAAGAAAGACAATTACATTGGAAGGAGTAATACAGGAACAGAAAGTGAAAATGCTAACAGATACTGGAAGTACATTGAGTTTTATTGATAGTAGAGTAGTTAACAGGCTTAAGTTGAATAGAAGGAGTTGTGAAGGAATTTCTGTAAAATTAGCAGATGGCAGAGAGGTAATCAGTGAATTTTATGTACCAAGAGTTAAATGGAGGGTACAACAATATGAGTTTGATTTTGATCTCAGAATAATTGACATTGCTGGATGGGATATGATTTTGGGAGTGGACTGGTTAGAACAATTCAGTCCAATTTTGTTTGATTTCAAGAAATTGTATCTCAAATTAAATGCAGATTCAGAGTCTGAATCACAGATGCTGTTAAGTGGAAGAGTGGAAAATGCAACAATACAGTTGGTAAGAGGAAAAGATCTGCAGGAAATGAACAAGAAGTTGGCACAGAAAAAGATAAAAGAGAAACTGTGTACAACAACAGGAGACAAGCAGGAAATTCCAGGTTTAATTTCTTCCTTAATTGAGAAATATGCCAAAGTTTTTGAGATTCCTGTAGGATTACCACCTAATAGGTCTGTTGATCATGAAATTCCTCTGCAAGAGGGGGCTGTTCCTTTTAAACTGAAACCATATAGGTATCCACATTCACAGAAGAGTGAAATTGAGAATCAGGTTCAACAAATGTTAGACAGTGGAGTTATTAAGAATAGTAATAGTCCATTTGCATCTCCAGTAATATTAGTCAGAAAGAAGGATGATACTTGGAGGTTTTGTGTGGATTATAGACACTTAAATAAACTGACAATTAAGGACAGATTTCCAATACCAAATATTGATGAATTGTTGGATGAGTTACATGGAGCTGAAATTTTTTCAAAGTTAGATCTGAGGTCTGGGTACCATCAAATTCTAGTAAAACCTGTAGACACATACAAAACTGCATTTCAGACTCATCATGGTCACTTTGAGTTTGTGGTCATGCCTTTTGGTCTGACTAATGCTCCTGCTACCTTCCAATCATTGATGAATCAGGTTTTTAAACCATTTCTGAGGAAGTTTGTGTTGGTTTTCTTTGATGATATATTGGTATACAGTCATAGTGTGGAAATTCATGCTCAACAGTTGGAAATTGTTTTGAAGTTATTAGCAGAAAATGATTTGTATGCAAAGCAATCCAAGTGCACATTTGCAGCAAGTTCTGTGGAATATTTGGGACATGTGATATCTGCAACAGGAGTAAGCATGGATCCAGATAAAATTGCCAGTGTGGTTAATTGGCCAGTACCAGATTCTGTTAAAACACTAAGAGGGTTTCTGGGGTTATCTGGATATTATAGGAGGTTTATTAGAAATTATGGCATGATAACAAGGCCATTGACAGATTTGTTAAAAAAGGAAGGGTTCCAGTGGAGTGAGGAGGCCACAACAGCTTTCAAAACTTTGAAAAAAGCTTTGTGTGAGGCTCCTGTGCTGGCAATGCCCAATTTTGATGAACCTTTTATAGTAGAAACTGATGCCTGTGCTACTGGCATGGGAGCTGTCTTGATGCAGCAAGGGAAGGCCATTTCTTATCTCAGTAAGTCATTTAATAAAAGGAATATGGGATTTTCTGTGTATGAAAAAGAGTTGCTGGCTTTGGTGTTGGCAGTCACTAAATGGAGGCATTATTTAGTGGGACAACACTTTATCATAAGAACAGACCATCAATCTCTCAAGTTCTTACTAGAACAACCACTGCATACCTCATTGCAGTATAAATGGTTATCAAAATTATTGGGGTTGGATTATGAAATACAATACAAAAGAGGGGTGGAAAATACAGCAGCTGATGCACTGTCTAGGGTAGAGCAGGACTCTGAGAATGAAGCAGTGGCAAGGGTGACAGCTATAACAGAAATACAACCTATTTGGTTACAGCAAGTAATCCAGAGTTATGAACAGGATGAGGATTGTCAGAAAATAATAGCTCAATTTTTACTGGATCCAGCTGCTATCAGTGAATTTCAATTTGTTCAAGGTATTCTTAAGAAGCAAGGCAAGATTTATGTGGGGGAAACTGGTGGAATCAGGAAGCAGATAATAGAAGCATTACATAATTCTTCACTAGGAGGACACTCTGGTCAGAAGGCTTGTCTACAAAGGCTTAAAATTGCATTTTTCTGGCCAGGAATGAAGCAAGAGGTGGAATCATTTATAAGAAGCTGTGAAGTTTGTCAAAGATACAAGAGTGAACATGTGCTATCACCTGGATTGTTACAGCCCTTAACAATTCCTACCACACCATGGAAAAATATATCCATGGATTTTGTAGAAAAATTACCAGATTCTGAGGGTGCTAATGTGGTATTGGTGGTAATAGACAGACTGACAAAATATGGGCACTTTATAGCACTCAGTCATCCTTTTACTGCAGAAGATGTGGCCACATCTTTCTTGGATCACATTTTTAGGTTACATGGAATTCCTGATGCAATTGTCTGTGACAGGGATAGAATTTTTACAAGTAAATTCTGGAcatccatgtttgagaaacTTGGAGTGAAACTGAATTTCACTTCAGCTTATCATCCACAGAGTGATGGTCAAACAGAAAGGTTGAATCAGTGTTTAGAAGCTTATTTGAGATGTTTTGCTGGAGACAGACCCTGCACTTGGAAAAAATGGCTTGGTATGGCAGAGTACTGGTACAATACATCATTTCATACTAGTATGAGTATGACTCCTTATGAGGCTTTGTATGGAATCAAACCAGTCACTCTTAATATGGGGAATCTACATGACATGGTGATACCAGTTGCTCAAAATTTACTCATGCAGAGAGAACAGATTCTACAACAACTGCAGGAGAGTTTGAGCAAGGCTCAACAGAGAATGAAATTTTATGCTGACCAGAGAAGGACAGAAAGGCAATTTCAGGAAGGGGAATGGGTGTTTCTCAAATTACAGCCATACAGACAGAAGACATTAGCTACAAGAACTTGTTTAAAGTTGTCTGCAAAATTCTTTGGTCCATTTCAGATACAGGAGAAGATAGGAGAAGTGGCATACAAACTCAAGTTGCCagatttttgtagagttcatcCAGTATTTCATGTGTCATTGCTCAAGAAATACATAGGACAAACTCCAGTAACAGCAGGCAACTTACCTGAATATGATCAGGAGGACATTGTGACATTGGCTCCAGAGCAAGTACTGCAAAGAAGGGAAGTTTGCAGAGGAAATCAGAAGATAGTACAATGGCTGATCAAGTGGAAGGAGTTGGATGTGTCAGAGGCATCTTGGGAAGATTGTCAGATGATTGCTGGTCAGTTTCCAGATTTTAAAGCTTGAGGACAAGCTTTCTGTTAAGGGAGAGCATTTGTCAAGCGCGGAGTTAGTTGGGAATGGCGGGAAAGGTCGTTATAAGGAGAGTTCACATCACAAGTTGGGGCATCACTTTTGTAGTTCCATTTTCTTATCTGTAAACTCTTCTGTTCTTCCTCATTTCTGTGTAACAAACACTGTTCTTAGTATAATTCTATCTTTTAGCTTAACAATATCCTATGACCTATAGATAAGTTGGTCTGGGCCGAGAAATTTTAAGGAAAGCCCGTGGTCATTGTATCCCGGGCCAGGAAGTTTAAAAAGCCCCTGATTCTTAAATTCCAGCAAAGCAAAAACATTGAAGCGGCAGAAGTATAAAAAGCGTGTGAATCATAAAAATCCTATCGATCaattaatatacttatataaatataaaaactatatcttgacataaattaatgattttgtttcagattatttatgaaatataataacttccaagttttttaatttttttgaaacaaaggtgttaatctaataataaaaaaccaTACGGCATCTATACCAATGAttgagtcgaacaaacagtaattTGCAATCGCCTGTTCTTGTAAaaagacagttaaacgatattttgaagaaaatgtatatacaaatacaagtacccgctacatgcattctcgttgaattactggtaccctcttcatcatgccctaACAGAgtatcgtttgagctatcgaccaaaacggcgattccatacaaactctcatcaccaaatcaagaccccgcttacaattaaaaaatgaaaaacaaaactctcaccagggagagaaaacaacatTAATTAGATCTGAAGCAGAACCACAGAAATAAGAGAAATCGGGCTGAAAATCCACCCGCTTGAAACAGGGAAGAAAGACAatgaaatctccgatggttttagatcaaAGAATTCTCTCGAGAACAGATCTGGAccagaaccacaaaaacaagagaaatcgggCTAAAACTCATCAGCTTGGAAGAGAGACAACAAAATCTCCGACGGTTTTAGATCAAAGTTTCCCGGGAagatgtattattcaaaaactaggaagaaaaacaaagcaatcaagtgattcggggctttccaccggtgaaaaccgatggaagccccagacggctacgacaagagagaggctagagaTAGGCTAGGCCAGAGAGAATTAACGTTAGGGGAGAGGCTAGGGTTAGGGGAAAATTCTTAGTACTTGTCACagctgcaagttttttaatttaattctgtttcagattattttattataaaaaataatagcaCACAAATCTTTATGCACCTATAAATCTTTCGGaatcatcaatcaatcaatcatcaatatatataaaggaggaagcggacgtctctagaattgctcgattcagtcttctaatttttcttgaatttcggagagaaaatataattatatttcaaaaaatcaggttcaagaattctaaaggtaatacaactcctttcttattgaattctaaagatgatacgatttttttcttatttaggagccttctgatttttcttgaatttcagatataaaatataattatattcaaaaaatcaggttcaagaattctaaaggtaatataactcctttcttattgaattctaaagatgatacgattcttttcttatttaagaatccaaaaaaaagattatatttattcaatctgacgatcatagataaaatatcatttatatttaagattagcAAGGTACTGATCTTTGCATTAAATTTCATACACAATCAGGTTACTGATTTACTTAATGCAGTTTATGGTTACGATCCGTTTGGCCTGAGCAAGAAACCAGAAGACTTTGCCAAGTAGATTTCCATCTGAATATATATGCAGTGCAAGACTAATACAAGGAATTAAGAATAACATCACACGcttatttttaaagataattttctttaaattatctttaaaaataaaatataattcaaaaaatcaagttcaagaattttaaagataatacaatttttttttattggattctaaaaataataaaattctttcatatgatttttttaaatttcggatagaaaatataatttaaatttaaaaaatcaagttcaaggattccaaaagttaatacaattcttttctttttggattctaagagtaatacaattcttttcttatcgagGATTCCTAAAatgaataggattatatttatttaaactaacaattatagataaaatgcaatttatacaatattttagaaattattaaagaagtacaattcttattttcaaaagttataaatttatagttttattttattaaattaaacagAATACAAAGTTTCCTGTTACCACGTGATCCCTTTTTTTTACGAATCCACCTATCATAGAGTAAATCTCCCATCTCCCATCTCGAACCTAAGGCAGGACTAACATGAAAAGATGATCGGGCTTTAAAGTCCAAATCTTCCGAAAAAACTTCTACTCAGACGGATGATACTGATACACTCTGATAATGAAAGAAGATGCTAAAATTGattctttaattttataaataatttgaaaggaGGATACGCGGGAGGTTACGTGGAGTCTCTAGACACTTTccgtttaatttttctaattctttgagagaaaataagtaaagtagctaaaaaataataattgtaaaagagatataattctaataactaaaatctataaaattctaaatagttaagaaataggaatcttaaaagaaaagagagataattctaaacaattaagaaatatgAATCTTAAAGAAAGATATAacagctaaaatctatgaaattgaatatatttatccaattgtaattataaaattatcataatgtaaatgattctttattagtattgtgtttgaggggaggggacccaaattaatttttgtctAACTAagaataaattttctattagtattatgtttgacgagaaagcggctaaaataattttttatataagttATGATATATTCTTTTCTAAaaggaatatgatcttaaagttagtacaattcttttctttttggtagctaaaggtaatacaattctttcttatttaggaaccctaaaagaaatataattatatttatttaaactaacaatcatagataaaatacaatttatatttaagatttgtaaggtagtatgtgcaatttttattttcgatttactcttataattttcttaaatttcaaatagaaaataaaggattgtaaagataataataattaaataatctaataGCTAAAAagttagaaccataaaagaataataatttttaactaataaataatcataaaataaaaataattaataaataatataggatatataaaataggaatcatatattgattttatgataatgtaaatgatttttgattagtattgtgtttgaccgGGCACGgaaggcggcccaaactaatttttatctaaataataataaattatctattagtattatgtttgatgggAAAGTGACTAAAATAACTTTTTaactatgttataatatatgtttttgtcaaaacgggaccacggttcaaaataatttttatccaattataatctttaattttgtcataattagaataatttttattggtattgtgtttgatagtaagacgactcaaactaatttctaaattataattttttgttattagtattgtgtttgacaagagagcggctcaaactaattttgatctaaattataatatttaattttatcataaaaataataattatggattgaTATTGTATTTGACGGGAGTGCGGTtccaactaattttattattagtattgtatttgacatgatggccacttaaacaaatttttataccaactttaatgtttttttttattagtgatatgtttaa of Daucus carota subsp. sativus chromosome 3, DH1 v3.0, whole genome shotgun sequence contains these proteins:
- the LOC108215102 gene encoding uncharacterized protein LOC108215102, whose product is MSRCFPYPPPGFIGKKASDVPTLIDSIKLQKESKANKEKRREKRRDKGEKKEKKRDRKEKKQPVCPKQTEVRHELNKDGKIWIDSEVLSQKRKREDTEQLEGSSVTEEHGQPLNIQNPSYSSDGTQNSNKRRKQASVASDSRGQGNIIRIKLPLQKPNESERKVSKEQLDSSSARNVQNKESDVKASKENQCSTSGRNEMYDEEINPRSGWTDLFVHPGQDANRASQGDASLTLSRKNNLLQSCPSNELCSTSGNVNDFAQGHTQTSFNVPGSCSTSGDKKMQKKILKYDNLIQSLYQMAVPTEVVEKDDEDWLFGGKTSDTVVKQRNVEKQLPVNSSVTCSGPSGSSTASTQYPLCPRAQYLEEAKIYALPYTVPF